A window from Neobacillus sp. PS3-40 encodes these proteins:
- a CDS encoding Lrp/AsnC family transcriptional regulator: MHLNGQELEVLRIIEKNSRIELQDLAKMTNLSEEEIGTTLKKLEEMRVIVRYSTIINWAKVDEQQGVTAMIDVKVTPKRGVGFEEVAKGIYRFKEVNSVYLMSGAYDLSVIVEGRTMNEIATFISEKLSTLDSVVSTTTHFILKKYKHDGTVFDETEDDKRIVVSP, from the coding sequence ATGCATTTAAATGGTCAAGAATTGGAAGTACTGCGGATTATTGAAAAAAACAGCCGAATCGAATTGCAGGATTTGGCTAAAATGACGAATCTATCAGAAGAAGAAATTGGCACGACTTTAAAGAAGTTAGAAGAAATGCGTGTGATTGTTCGCTATTCCACAATTATTAACTGGGCAAAAGTAGATGAACAACAAGGGGTTACGGCAATGATTGATGTAAAGGTAACCCCGAAACGAGGTGTTGGTTTTGAAGAGGTTGCCAAAGGAATTTACCGGTTTAAAGAGGTGAATTCTGTTTACTTAATGTCTGGTGCCTATGATTTATCGGTTATTGTGGAAGGTCGTACCATGAATGAAATTGCTACGTTCATATCTGAAAAGTTATCTACATTGGACTCCGTCGTTTCAACAACCACTCATTTCATTTTGAAAAAGTATAAACATGATGGCACTGTTTTTGACGAAACTGAAGATGATAAACGGATTGTGGTGTCCCCATGA
- a CDS encoding CBS domain-containing protein, which produces MQAHEIMISQVYKVKESDTVRSVIEKFIENRISGIPVVNDKNQIVAYVSDGDIMRYIGKHEDRVIDSFYYAFVIKGDDEEFEERTKRLLNLNVLEIARKKVFKVTWDEELENIAAILGKKHIKKLPVERNGVLVGIISRGDVIRNSFKAIL; this is translated from the coding sequence ATGCAAGCTCACGAAATTATGATCAGCCAAGTTTATAAGGTTAAGGAAAGCGATACTGTTCGGTCTGTTATTGAAAAATTTATTGAAAATCGGATCAGTGGTATTCCGGTAGTTAATGACAAAAATCAAATTGTTGCTTATGTAAGTGACGGAGATATTATGCGCTACATTGGCAAACATGAGGATCGAGTCATTGATTCATTCTACTATGCATTCGTGATAAAAGGAGACGACGAGGAATTCGAGGAAAGAACAAAAAGACTCCTCAATTTAAATGTCCTTGAAATTGCCCGAAAGAAAGTTTTTAAAGTTACTTGGGATGAGGAATTGGAGAATATTGCAGCAATCTTAGGAAAAAAACATATTAAAAAACTCCCAGTTGAACGAAACGGTGTCTTAGTTGGAATCATTAGCCGCGGAGACGTTATTAGGAATTCTTTCAAAGCCATTCTTTAA
- a CDS encoding methyltransferase domain-containing protein — translation MSDKSVSENVQFVSNYLNLIGLKASCNNQEFWEHLERNHEEDILDQLDQAFQKHNEGDSDAESLYEFKNQNLKLSLDVSNFSTDLYKSYFEWFTNYQIKAPNKILDLGCDNGIVTCFYAMLFPHSDIIGIDIHGNAIKCANELARNLNLPNISFLTMDFNDIQEYFPENSFNLITSLRSFHEIIGEFPDVQPPWSKEDLDSLAHQNEQAYLLNLIRPLLKDEESKFITCERLSGKGSIALWAILLKNAGLHVTFEESDFIEFHEIGQEQQMPVLIAGQQKTNTTIIEGIYGMFENGDF, via the coding sequence ATGTCCGATAAAAGCGTTTCGGAAAATGTACAGTTCGTTTCAAACTATTTAAACTTGATTGGACTAAAAGCAAGTTGTAACAATCAAGAGTTTTGGGAGCACTTAGAAAGGAATCATGAAGAAGATATTCTTGATCAGCTTGATCAGGCATTTCAGAAGCATAATGAAGGTGATAGCGATGCAGAAAGCCTTTACGAATTTAAAAATCAAAATCTAAAATTAAGCCTAGATGTTTCGAATTTTTCTACTGATTTATATAAAAGCTATTTTGAATGGTTTACAAATTATCAAATTAAAGCACCTAACAAAATCTTAGATTTAGGCTGCGATAATGGTATTGTTACTTGTTTTTACGCAATGCTGTTCCCTCATTCAGATATTATTGGAATTGATATCCATGGAAATGCAATTAAATGTGCAAATGAACTTGCACGGAATTTAAATCTACCCAATATCTCATTTTTAACTATGGATTTTAATGATATTCAAGAATATTTTCCCGAAAATTCATTTAATCTTATCACGTCATTACGGTCTTTTCATGAAATAATTGGGGAATTTCCAGATGTGCAACCCCCTTGGTCTAAAGAGGATCTAGATAGCTTGGCTCACCAAAACGAACAAGCCTACCTACTTAATCTTATTCGACCTCTTTTAAAGGACGAAGAAAGTAAATTCATTACTTGTGAAAGATTGTCAGGAAAAGGGTCAATAGCATTATGGGCAATTTTGTTAAAAAATGCAGGTTTACATGTTACGTTTGAGGAATCTGATTTTATTGAATTCCACGAAATTGGACAGGAGCAACAAATGCCTGTTTTAATCGCAGGTCAGCAAAAAACAAACACTACCATTATTGAAGGAATATATGGGATGTTCGAAAACGGCGACTTTTAA
- a CDS encoding Glu/Leu/Phe/Val dehydrogenase → MVNSVIEEQESLNLFSSTQKVIQIALKKLGYSNEMYELLKAPLRILTVRIPIRMDDGSIRIFTGYRSQHNDAVGPTKGGVRFHPEVNEEEVKALSIWMSLKCGITNLPYGGGKGGIICNPREMSFRELENLSRGYVRAISQIVGPTKDIPAPDVYTNSQIMAWMMDEYSQIREFDSPGFITGKPIVLGGSQGRETATARGVTICIGEAVKKKGIDLKGARVVIQGFGNAGSYLAKFMHDAGARVVGVSDVYGGIYDPNGLDINNLLDRRDSFGTFSQQFQHTITNEELLELDCDILVPAAISNQITAKNAHKIKAKIIVEAANGPTTIEATNILTEQGTLLIPDILASSGGVTVSYFEWVQNNQGYYWSEEEVEQKLAKVMIDSFDNIYETAHSHKVDMRLAAYMVGIKRMAEASHYRGWV, encoded by the coding sequence GTGGTAAATAGTGTAATAGAAGAACAAGAATCATTAAATTTGTTTTCTTCTACTCAAAAGGTTATCCAAATAGCATTGAAAAAATTAGGTTATTCAAACGAAATGTATGAATTACTAAAAGCTCCTTTGCGTATATTGACGGTAAGAATTCCAATTAGAATGGATGACGGTTCAATTCGAATTTTTACTGGTTACCGGTCTCAGCATAATGATGCGGTAGGGCCTACAAAAGGTGGGGTGCGTTTTCATCCAGAAGTGAACGAAGAGGAAGTAAAAGCCTTATCAATTTGGATGAGCCTTAAATGTGGTATTACAAATCTTCCATACGGTGGAGGAAAAGGTGGAATCATTTGCAATCCACGGGAAATGTCTTTTAGAGAGCTTGAGAATTTAAGTCGTGGATATGTTCGTGCGATTAGCCAAATTGTTGGACCTACAAAAGATATCCCAGCACCAGATGTTTATACGAATTCGCAAATAATGGCATGGATGATGGATGAGTATAGCCAAATACGCGAGTTTGACTCACCGGGATTTATCACTGGTAAACCAATTGTTCTAGGTGGATCCCAAGGTCGAGAAACTGCAACAGCACGTGGGGTAACGATTTGTATCGGAGAAGCGGTCAAGAAGAAAGGGATCGATTTAAAAGGTGCACGTGTTGTCATTCAAGGATTTGGAAATGCAGGAAGTTATCTAGCCAAATTTATGCATGATGCAGGGGCAAGGGTTGTTGGAGTTTCTGATGTATATGGAGGAATTTATGATCCAAACGGTCTAGATATCAACAATTTGCTTGATCGAAGGGATAGCTTTGGAACATTTTCTCAACAATTTCAACATACAATTACGAATGAGGAACTGCTTGAACTAGATTGTGATATTCTTGTTCCAGCTGCAATCTCAAACCAGATTACTGCTAAGAATGCTCATAAAATTAAGGCGAAAATTATTGTAGAAGCTGCCAATGGACCGACAACTATTGAGGCAACAAATATTTTAACAGAACAAGGAACCTTACTTATTCCTGATATTCTAGCAAGCTCAGGCGGTGTAACTGTATCTTATTTTGAATGGGTGCAAAATAACCAAGGTTACTATTGGTCCGAGGAAGAAGTGGAACAGAAATTAGCAAAAGTCATGATTGATTCATTTGATAATATATACGAAACTGCTCACTCACATAAAGTAGATATGCGTTTAGCTGCATATATGGTAGGAATAAAAAGAATGGCAGAAGCCTCACATTACCGGGGCTGGGTTTAA
- a CDS encoding sigma 54-interacting transcriptional regulator, translated as MEHSKEIHELQYINRIYERILDEVDVGVHAVDETGKTIIYNKKMMQMESMDSLDVMNKNLLDVFMFKDDQASTLVKALQEGKETSNVKQTYFNNKGHEVTTINNTFPILVKNKISGAVEIANDVTKLERLMKGNMNSKGAPKYTFDSITGTSRSVLEVIENAKRASRTSSYVLIVGETGTGKELFAQSIHNASNRMTKPFISQNCAALPDNLIEGLLFGTKRGAFTGAVDHPGLFEQAEGGTLLLDEINSLNLTLQAKLLRVLQEKTIRRIGDTKDTPVDVRVIANINEDPIDAIANNHLRKDLYYRLGVVSIFIPPLRDRKEDIPLLVQDFIKKYNELFQMNVKGLRDDVMHSFQEYEWFGNVRELEHIIEAAMNIIMDEEEIMYSHLPFQYRNKIQMKERMIPISSVESFINESADVATPLKDQMERFEKTYIEHVLKNNHSNISRTAKFLGLSRQSLQYRMKKLHISI; from the coding sequence ATGGAGCATTCCAAAGAAATTCATGAGTTACAATACATAAACCGTATATATGAACGAATACTGGACGAGGTTGATGTGGGTGTCCATGCTGTGGATGAAACTGGCAAGACAATTATCTATAACAAGAAAATGATGCAAATGGAGTCAATGGACAGCTTAGATGTCATGAATAAAAACTTACTAGATGTGTTCATGTTTAAAGACGATCAAGCAAGTACTCTAGTAAAAGCCTTACAAGAAGGAAAAGAGACTAGTAATGTCAAACAAACCTATTTTAATAATAAAGGCCATGAAGTAACGACCATTAATAATACCTTCCCTATCCTTGTGAAAAATAAAATTAGTGGGGCCGTTGAAATTGCCAATGATGTTACGAAATTGGAGCGGCTAATGAAAGGAAATATGAATAGTAAGGGTGCCCCGAAATATACCTTTGACAGTATTACTGGAACGAGTCGATCTGTCCTGGAAGTGATTGAGAATGCTAAGCGTGCCTCCCGTACTTCTTCCTATGTATTAATTGTTGGGGAGACTGGGACAGGGAAGGAGCTTTTTGCCCAAAGTATTCATAATGCTAGCAATCGGATGACAAAACCATTTATATCCCAAAATTGTGCAGCTCTTCCTGATAATTTAATAGAAGGCCTCCTGTTCGGGACAAAACGTGGTGCTTTTACTGGTGCAGTTGACCACCCTGGTTTATTCGAACAAGCTGAGGGGGGAACACTTTTACTCGATGAGATTAATTCTCTTAATTTAACTCTTCAAGCCAAGTTACTTAGGGTTCTTCAGGAAAAAACAATAAGACGAATCGGTGATACGAAGGATACGCCTGTAGATGTGCGTGTCATCGCCAATATAAATGAAGATCCTATTGACGCTATTGCCAATAATCATTTGCGTAAAGATTTATATTATCGTCTTGGAGTAGTGTCCATCTTTATTCCACCGCTTAGGGATAGAAAAGAAGATATTCCATTACTTGTTCAGGATTTCATCAAAAAGTATAATGAATTATTCCAAATGAATGTGAAAGGATTGCGTGATGATGTTATGCATTCCTTCCAAGAATATGAATGGTTTGGAAATGTCCGTGAGCTTGAACATATTATTGAAGCAGCAATGAATATAATAATGGACGAAGAAGAAATCATGTACTCACATTTGCCTTTCCAATATCGTAACAAAATACAGATGAAAGAGCGGATGATCCCGATTTCATCTGTTGAATCATTCATAAATGAGAGCGCAGACGTTGCTACTCCCTTAAAGGATCAAATGGAGCGATTTGAAAAAACCTATATTGAGCATGTATTGAAAAATAATCATTCCAATATTTCCCGAACTGCCAAATTTCTAGGACTAAGCAGGCAAAGTTTGCAATATCGAATGAAGAAATTACATATCAGTATTTAA
- a CDS encoding MFS transporter — protein MSSLPQPAATSPSEIISSTEQKTGLLTQPRAVWAVFFASIIAFMGLGLVDPILPAIAKNLDATHSQVTLLFTSYNAVMAVAMLITGAVSSRIGIKWTLLTGIIIIALFSALGGFSNSIWALVELRGGWGLGNALFVATSLAAIVSLSTSGTATSIILYEAAVGLGISVGPLLGGWLGAMSWRGPFLGVAALMVLAFIGLTILMPKEKSKKMVKTKISLLDPFRALKHRSLLTFGIAAALYNFGFFTLLAYAPFVMGLDEHGLGYVFLGWGLLLAITSVFVAPKLQTWFGTIKSMCAMLTLFAILLVIMGIWASTPWVVITAVIFAGAVLGNNNTLITTAVMNSAPVERSTASAAYSFLRFIGGAIAPFLAGKLAEWYNPQIPFIVGAGFVLLSVLFIALNYQHVKHVDHVGLGH, from the coding sequence ATGTCATCACTACCACAACCTGCAGCAACATCACCTTCTGAAATCATTTCATCTACGGAACAAAAGACAGGTTTATTAACACAACCTCGAGCTGTATGGGCCGTCTTTTTCGCTAGTATTATTGCTTTTATGGGTCTCGGTCTTGTCGATCCGATTTTACCAGCCATTGCAAAAAACCTGGATGCTACGCATAGCCAGGTAACATTGCTATTTACAAGCTATAATGCCGTTATGGCAGTGGCCATGCTCATTACCGGTGCAGTTTCATCAAGGATTGGTATCAAATGGACTCTACTAACAGGGATTATAATAATTGCATTGTTTTCTGCACTCGGAGGGTTTTCAAATAGTATTTGGGCACTTGTTGAACTACGTGGCGGTTGGGGGCTAGGCAATGCACTGTTCGTTGCAACGTCATTAGCCGCTATCGTGTCACTTTCTACTAGTGGTACAGCTACATCTATTATCTTATATGAAGCAGCTGTTGGTCTTGGAATTTCAGTTGGACCACTTCTCGGAGGCTGGCTAGGTGCCATGTCCTGGAGAGGCCCGTTTCTTGGAGTCGCTGCCTTAATGGTGTTAGCCTTCATTGGCCTAACCATTTTAATGCCTAAAGAGAAAAGCAAAAAAATGGTTAAAACGAAAATATCTTTATTAGATCCATTCCGTGCTTTGAAGCACCGTTCTCTTTTAACGTTTGGGATTGCGGCTGCCCTTTATAACTTTGGATTCTTCACATTGCTTGCTTACGCACCTTTTGTTATGGGCTTAGATGAGCATGGATTAGGCTATGTCTTTCTTGGTTGGGGATTATTACTGGCAATTACTTCAGTATTCGTAGCTCCAAAACTTCAAACGTGGTTTGGAACCATTAAATCCATGTGTGCAATGTTAACATTGTTTGCTATTCTTCTAGTCATCATGGGAATCTGGGCATCAACTCCATGGGTAGTAATCACTGCTGTAATTTTCGCAGGTGCAGTATTAGGAAATAACAATACCCTGATTACAACGGCAGTTATGAATTCTGCACCTGTTGAACGATCAACTGCATCTGCTGCTTATAGCTTTCTTCGTTTCATCGGAGGAGCAATAGCTCCCTTTCTTGCAGGTAAATTAGCAGAGTGGTATAACCCACAAATTCCGTTTATTGTAGGAGCAGGTTTCGTTTTACTATCAGTACTATTTATCGCACTCAATTATCAACACGTGAAACATGTCGATCATGTTGGATTAGGTCATTAA
- a CDS encoding aminotransferase, with the protein MIKTSFVSKTVQDLKPSGIRRFFDLAANMKGVISLGVGEPDFVTSWSVREAAIHSLEQGYTTYTANAGMLELRTEISRYMERQFHISYNPNDQIIVTVGASQALDIALRAILNPGEEVIVVEPCFVAYAPLVTLAGGNPVTVQTLKENDFKLLPEQLEAAITPKTKALLICSPNNPTGTQLGKEDLVKIAEIVKKHDLLIISDEIYAELAYDEKFTSFAAIDGLIERTIVINGFSKAFAMTGWRLGYVCAPKEISEAMFKIHQYAMMCASTMAQHAGIEALKNCMSDVEEMRQSYRRRRNYIVNSFNEMGLTCHNPGGAFYAFPSITKTGLTSQEFAEKLLIEERVAVVPGDVFGESGEGHIRCSYASSIEQLKEAIKRIERFINN; encoded by the coding sequence ATGATTAAAACTTCCTTCGTATCAAAAACGGTTCAAGACTTAAAGCCATCTGGAATTCGGCGCTTTTTTGACCTTGCTGCAAATATGAAAGGAGTTATTTCGCTCGGTGTAGGGGAGCCGGATTTTGTAACATCATGGTCGGTTAGGGAAGCGGCCATTCATTCATTGGAACAAGGTTATACTACTTATACGGCAAATGCAGGTATGCTTGAGTTAAGAACTGAGATTTCCCGCTATATGGAAAGACAATTTCATATTTCATATAACCCAAACGATCAAATTATTGTAACAGTCGGTGCAAGTCAGGCCCTTGATATAGCACTGAGAGCCATTTTGAATCCCGGAGAAGAAGTGATTGTCGTTGAGCCATGTTTTGTTGCTTATGCTCCTTTAGTGACGCTTGCGGGAGGAAATCCAGTGACTGTTCAAACGTTAAAGGAAAATGATTTTAAGTTATTACCTGAACAATTGGAGGCAGCGATTACACCGAAAACAAAAGCTTTGCTTATCTGCTCTCCTAATAATCCAACTGGAACACAGTTGGGAAAAGAAGATCTTGTGAAAATTGCAGAAATTGTGAAAAAACATGACTTGCTTATTATTTCTGATGAAATTTATGCTGAGCTTGCTTATGATGAGAAATTCACTTCCTTTGCAGCGATCGATGGACTAATAGAACGAACGATTGTCATAAATGGATTTTCCAAGGCTTTTGCGATGACTGGATGGCGCTTAGGGTATGTATGTGCACCAAAGGAAATTTCTGAAGCAATGTTTAAAATCCATCAATATGCGATGATGTGCGCATCAACGATGGCGCAACATGCTGGAATCGAAGCATTGAAGAATTGTATGTCAGATGTAGAAGAGATGAGACAAAGCTACCGGAGAAGAAGGAATTATATCGTTAACTCATTCAATGAAATGGGTCTTACCTGTCATAATCCCGGCGGTGCCTTTTATGCATTTCCATCCATAACGAAAACAGGTTTAACCTCACAGGAATTTGCTGAAAAACTTTTAATAGAAGAACGTGTTGCAGTTGTTCCAGGAGATGTGTTTGGGGAAAGTGGAGAAGGCCATATTCGCTGTTCATATGCATCATCAATAGAACAACTAAAAGAAGCCATTAAAAGAATTGAACGGTTTATAAACAACTAA
- a CDS encoding ornithine--oxo-acid transaminase, whose protein sequence is MTVVTTNSEKIMEQTKKFGANNYHPLSIVIAKAEGVWVESPEGDRYMDMLSAYSAVNQGHRHPKIIQALKDQADRVTLTSRAFHNDQLGPWYEKICKLTNKEMALPMNTGAEAVETAFKTARRWGYDVKGIAENQAEIIACTGNFHGRTMGAVSLSSDPEYKRGFGPMLPGIKLIPYGDIEALKEAITPNTAAFLLEPIQGEAGIIIPPEGFLKEASTLCKEQKVLFIADEIQVGLARTGRMFACDWEDVEPDMFILGKALGGGVFPISCVVANADILGVFNPGSHGSTFGGNPLACAVSLAALEVIEEEKLAERSLELGNYFLEQLKTINNPMIKEVRGKGLFIGVELTESARPYCEKLKEEGLLCKETHDSVIRFAPPLIISKEEIDWAIEKILKVLA, encoded by the coding sequence ATGACAGTAGTAACAACCAATTCAGAAAAAATTATGGAACAAACGAAAAAATTTGGTGCGAATAATTATCATCCACTTTCAATTGTGATCGCAAAGGCTGAAGGAGTTTGGGTGGAGAGCCCAGAGGGTGATCGCTATATGGATATGCTAAGTGCCTATTCAGCTGTTAACCAAGGACATCGTCATCCAAAAATTATTCAAGCATTGAAAGACCAGGCAGATCGGGTTACGCTTACTTCCCGCGCCTTTCATAATGATCAGTTAGGACCATGGTACGAGAAAATTTGTAAACTAACGAATAAAGAAATGGCCCTTCCGATGAATACTGGTGCGGAAGCAGTTGAAACTGCCTTCAAAACAGCAAGAAGATGGGGCTATGATGTAAAGGGGATTGCTGAAAATCAAGCAGAAATCATCGCATGTACAGGTAACTTCCACGGCCGGACGATGGGTGCGGTTTCCCTATCATCTGATCCTGAATATAAACGAGGATTTGGACCAATGTTACCTGGAATTAAATTAATTCCATATGGGGACATCGAAGCGTTAAAAGAAGCGATTACACCGAACACAGCTGCTTTCTTATTGGAGCCTATCCAAGGAGAAGCTGGAATTATTATACCTCCAGAAGGATTTTTAAAAGAAGCTTCTACTCTGTGTAAAGAACAAAAAGTGCTGTTCATAGCAGATGAGATTCAAGTAGGTTTGGCTCGTACTGGAAGAATGTTTGCTTGTGATTGGGAAGATGTAGAACCAGATATGTTTATTTTAGGAAAAGCACTTGGTGGAGGAGTATTCCCAATATCATGTGTTGTAGCAAATGCAGATATATTAGGAGTGTTTAATCCAGGTTCGCACGGCTCAACCTTTGGAGGGAACCCGCTTGCTTGCGCAGTATCCCTTGCTGCATTAGAAGTGATTGAAGAAGAAAAACTTGCTGAAAGGTCACTTGAATTAGGAAATTACTTCCTTGAACAATTAAAGACCATTAACAATCCTATGATTAAAGAAGTGAGAGGAAAGGGATTATTTATTGGTGTTGAGCTTACAGAATCAGCTAGACCATATTGTGAGAAATTAAAAGAAGAAGGATTATTATGTAAAGAAACACATGATTCCGTTATCCGTTTTGCACCACCACTCATCATTTCGAAGGAAGAAATAGATTGGGCGATTGAGAAAATTTTAAAAGTATTAGCTTAA
- a CDS encoding PaaI family thioesterase: protein MEEKVIKAIQDVYPDDFAWCYGCGRLNEEGHHFRTGWLGEQTMTIFTPKPEHTALPGYVYGGMIASLIDCHGTGSAALALHKKNGQVIGDGSDAPRFVTASLKVDYLKPTPHGVPLKAVGTLQEIHPKKWKVETEVYANNHLCARGEVVAVVMPSTFLAKEEK from the coding sequence GTGGAGGAAAAGGTAATAAAGGCAATACAGGACGTGTACCCGGATGATTTTGCATGGTGTTATGGTTGTGGACGGCTGAATGAAGAGGGCCATCATTTCCGAACTGGTTGGCTAGGGGAGCAAACTATGACGATTTTTACTCCTAAACCAGAGCATACTGCCCTTCCTGGATATGTTTACGGTGGAATGATTGCGTCGTTAATTGATTGCCATGGAACAGGTTCAGCTGCCTTGGCATTACATAAAAAGAATGGACAAGTAATAGGGGATGGGTCAGATGCTCCTCGTTTTGTTACTGCATCATTAAAAGTGGATTATCTAAAACCAACCCCACATGGTGTGCCATTAAAAGCGGTCGGAACTCTACAGGAGATCCATCCGAAAAAGTGGAAGGTAGAGACGGAAGTATATGCAAATAACCATCTTTGCGCCCGCGGTGAAGTCGTTGCCGTGGTAATGCCGAGTACTTTTTTAGCTAAAGAAGAAAAGTAG
- a CDS encoding VanW family protein, whose translation MKKGIWVISIVLTSSLIGLTGCSENKVKEKALEKKVTELQKQVEQEKKSKEADDKAKKQAEQKPIVVNIVDPNTKSFVKSFVPKEMGFGTNNEKYKQEIEKWAKDVARGTQTTPGYDKRMLPDRIGVNGLIVKGSPRTILEESELSEKVLQASEKGGDVELPLYVTQSGYKPEDASHLAEVVVATYSTHFNSSVVGRGKNIELSAQAINNVIIGTGDIFSFNTTVGPSDQEHGYQKAKEAVDGKLVDGIGGGICQTSSTLYNAIDQLGVSYVEKHHHSLHVGYVPTGRDATVSYGGADFRFQNTTGVPLLLKAIVRAGTLTVEVRTSKLYQANIKKGL comes from the coding sequence ATGAAAAAGGGTATATGGGTTATTTCAATTGTATTAACTTCTAGTTTAATAGGATTAACTGGATGTTCAGAGAACAAGGTAAAAGAAAAGGCACTTGAAAAAAAGGTAACTGAATTGCAAAAGCAAGTTGAGCAAGAGAAGAAATCAAAAGAAGCCGATGACAAAGCAAAGAAACAAGCAGAACAGAAGCCGATTGTCGTAAATATAGTGGATCCGAATACAAAAAGTTTCGTAAAAAGTTTTGTTCCAAAAGAAATGGGATTTGGAACAAATAATGAAAAATATAAACAGGAAATTGAAAAGTGGGCAAAGGACGTAGCAAGGGGAACACAAACTACACCTGGATATGATAAGAGAATGCTCCCTGATAGGATCGGTGTTAATGGATTAATTGTAAAAGGAAGTCCTAGAACTATATTGGAGGAGTCGGAGTTGTCTGAAAAGGTACTCCAAGCTTCGGAAAAGGGTGGGGATGTGGAGTTGCCACTCTATGTGACGCAAAGTGGATATAAACCTGAAGATGCTTCTCATTTAGCTGAAGTAGTGGTCGCTACTTATTCGACTCATTTTAATAGTAGCGTTGTAGGAAGAGGGAAAAATATTGAACTATCAGCGCAAGCCATTAATAATGTCATTATCGGGACTGGGGATATATTCTCTTTTAATACAACTGTTGGACCGAGTGACCAAGAACACGGGTATCAAAAAGCGAAAGAAGCTGTAGACGGGAAATTAGTCGATGGAATAGGTGGCGGCATTTGTCAGACATCCTCAACATTGTATAATGCCATCGATCAATTAGGCGTTAGTTACGTCGAAAAGCACCATCATTCATTACATGTTGGATATGTTCCAACAGGGAGAGATGCAACGGTATCCTATGGTGGAGCGGACTTTAGATTTCAAAATACGACAGGTGTGCCATTACTATTAAAAGCAATTGTTAGAGCTGGGACACTGACAGTAGAGGTAAGAACATCGAAACTGTATCAAGCCAATATAAAAAAGGGGCTTTAA